The following proteins are encoded in a genomic region of Candidatus Zixiibacteriota bacterium:
- a CDS encoding ATP-binding cassette domain-containing protein produces MLDKIKWFWQYYRPYKYVLSVLLILTPIQIAFQVSIPRLVEFGVDYVKTGNIPGNPAAKWLIGLGQSWGLTVIASLALTLILLGIIASLLYAFVQSHRAWMNMRLDWAFRQKAFDGITKKGPDFFNRFRTGDLVTRMTDDVEQKLAWFACSGIFRLYEALLMVSFTLSMMVMIDPILTLYTAGPLPILIIIFFKSASLLEKRYDHLQSRISNFNDTMEACFSGIRVVKSYVREKSQKAKFEEALQDRREAEIAAIKTSTVIDSLYNYIWQFGVVIVVLAGGLMVINAGLSVGKLVAFVYYTVYLVFPMFDIGQFLVKSRQSAVSIDRLQELEKVPPVVTENGSRLSVDKIEQGLRFEKVSFGFNGNSSRILDNVDLEIPAGSTVALVGKVGAGKSWLVNLIPRLVDPTGGMISLDGHDLKKYRLANLRRLIGYVPQEPVLFSDTIRNNILFGREDIDSDLIEWALEVSQLKGEVETFPDGLETMIGTRGMSISGGQKQRLALARALVGRPKILILDDCTSALDSSTEAALWARMDEVMPELTTILITHRPDTLEQADRIYVLEDGRVVDCGDHQKLVESNRLYARMYRRYQLKEQVAG; encoded by the coding sequence ATGTTGGATAAAATAAAATGGTTCTGGCAGTATTACCGGCCCTACAAATATGTGCTGTCAGTACTGTTGATTCTGACGCCGATCCAGATTGCCTTTCAGGTCTCGATCCCGCGCCTGGTGGAATTCGGGGTAGATTATGTCAAGACCGGCAATATCCCTGGCAATCCGGCGGCAAAATGGCTGATTGGTCTGGGCCAGTCATGGGGGCTGACAGTTATCGCTTCCCTGGCACTGACTCTGATACTGCTGGGAATAATCGCCAGTTTACTGTATGCTTTTGTGCAGAGCCATCGGGCCTGGATGAACATGCGTCTGGACTGGGCATTCCGTCAGAAAGCATTCGACGGTATCACCAAGAAGGGACCGGATTTCTTCAATCGTTTCAGGACCGGTGATCTGGTGACCCGTATGACCGACGATGTCGAACAGAAACTGGCCTGGTTTGCCTGTTCGGGAATATTTCGGCTCTACGAAGCTCTTCTGATGGTGAGTTTCACTTTGAGCATGATGGTGATGATCGACCCGATTCTGACACTCTACACGGCCGGTCCTTTGCCGATTTTGATCATCATATTTTTCAAAAGCGCATCGCTTCTGGAGAAGAGATACGATCATCTGCAGAGCCGGATATCGAATTTCAATGATACCATGGAAGCTTGTTTCTCAGGTATCCGGGTGGTCAAATCCTATGTGCGCGAGAAGTCGCAGAAAGCCAAATTCGAAGAGGCTTTGCAGGATCGGCGCGAGGCCGAAATCGCCGCCATCAAGACCTCCACGGTGATCGATTCGCTCTACAACTACATCTGGCAGTTCGGAGTAGTGATTGTGGTCTTGGCAGGTGGCCTGATGGTGATCAATGCCGGTTTGAGCGTTGGCAAACTGGTGGCCTTTGTTTACTATACGGTTTACCTGGTGTTTCCGATGTTCGATATCGGGCAGTTTCTGGTCAAATCGCGCCAGTCGGCGGTCTCGATCGACCGTCTGCAGGAACTTGAGAAGGTTCCCCCGGTCGTCACCGAGAACGGCAGTCGGCTGTCTGTGGACAAAATCGAGCAGGGCTTGCGGTTCGAGAAGGTCAGTTTCGGCTTTAACGGTAACTCGAGCCGTATCCTGGATAATGTCGACCTGGAGATCCCCGCCGGTAGCACTGTCGCATTAGTCGGCAAGGTCGGCGCGGGCAAGAGCTGGCTTGTCAACCTGATACCCAGGCTGGTCGATCCGACTGGAGGTATGATCTCCCTCGACGGCCATGATCTGAAGAAGTACCGCCTGGCGAACCTGCGACGTTTGATCGGCTATGTGCCACAGGAACCAGTGCTTTTCTCGGATACGATCCGAAACAATATCCTGTTCGGTCGCGAGGATATCGATTCCGATCTGATCGAATGGGCTCTGGAAGTCTCACAGCTCAAAGGTGAAGTCGAAACTTTCCCCGACGGGCTCGAGACTATGATCGGTACGCGCGGGATGTCGATCTCCGGCGGGCAGAAACAGAGGCTGGCTTTGGCACGGGCCCTGGTCGGCAGGCCGAAGATACTGATTTTGGATGATTGCACTTCGGCTCTGGATTCCTCAACCGAGGCTGCGCTGTGGGCGAGGATGGATGAGGTCATGCCGGAGTTGACCACGATTTTGATCACTCATCGACCGGATACACTCGAACAGGCCGACAGGATCTATGTTCTCGAAGATGGACGGGTGGTCGATTGCGGTGATCACCAGAAACTCGTGGAAAGCAATCGACTCTATGCCCGGATGTACCGGCGCTATCAGCTCAAAGAACAGGTTGCGGGATAA
- a CDS encoding ATP-binding cassette domain-containing protein, with protein sequence MQTEIYEYDQDDPREKQISSRQAFGRLLPFLKEHFRGLIICLVFLFGATGMSLAWPVLLKRAVDVNIANNDINGLFLTVVIIGLMQCGVLILQYVQRIKLETIGQSIMVRLKRKLFNHILSLKVSFFDKNPVGKLMARIESDTEALRMLFTNTVVLIVGDLFMVLGIYAIMFIYSWRLALILGLVFPLFLTLTLIFERKTTPRFLEVRKRMAYVTASLAEFLHGMSIVQIFNRGDYVRRKLDYANLQKFRHDRFVNIAVVLYFNTIFFFEYVMIACVLYFGVLWVQTGTMTVGTIGMFIILIWKSFEPVFRASEQLANIQKAVAGAKRIFALLSNDDRLDETENPVEWSGLKESIRFENVWFSYKNDDNWALKDVSFELKKGKSLALAGVTGGGKTTVISLLLRFYDPQKGRITVDGIDIRDLRIADLRRKFALVLQDIHLFPCDVRENIALEAEEITDERIVSATRVVGADSIIKNLPNGYKTEVSEKGANFSRGERQLLSFARALVTDPEILLLDEATSSVDPETEQLIQQSLKTLMAGRTSLVIAHRLSTILDVDQILVIRRGEIIERGTHTDLILADGYYAKLFHLQFKHADNGVIKDVG encoded by the coding sequence ATGCAGACTGAAATTTATGAATATGATCAAGATGATCCGCGCGAAAAGCAGATCAGCTCGCGACAGGCGTTCGGCAGACTATTGCCATTTCTGAAAGAGCATTTCCGGGGACTGATAATCTGTTTGGTTTTTTTATTTGGTGCTACCGGGATGTCTCTGGCATGGCCGGTCCTCCTCAAGCGCGCGGTCGATGTCAATATCGCTAATAATGATATCAACGGTCTTTTTTTGACTGTTGTTATTATCGGCCTGATGCAATGCGGAGTGCTTATCCTCCAGTACGTCCAGAGGATCAAGCTGGAGACGATTGGACAGAGTATTATGGTCCGGCTCAAACGTAAGCTGTTCAACCATATACTTTCGCTGAAAGTCTCCTTTTTCGATAAGAATCCGGTCGGAAAGCTGATGGCACGGATTGAGTCCGACACAGAAGCGCTCAGGATGCTGTTCACAAACACGGTCGTGCTGATCGTCGGCGACCTGTTTATGGTGCTTGGAATATACGCGATAATGTTCATCTACAGCTGGCGGCTGGCATTGATCTTGGGCCTGGTGTTTCCGCTCTTTTTGACATTGACTTTGATTTTTGAGCGGAAAACCACTCCGAGGTTTCTGGAAGTCAGAAAGAGAATGGCGTATGTGACAGCTTCCCTGGCGGAATTTTTGCACGGTATGTCTATCGTCCAGATTTTCAACCGTGGCGACTATGTGCGCCGAAAGCTCGATTACGCCAATTTGCAGAAGTTCCGGCATGACAGATTCGTCAATATCGCGGTAGTGCTGTACTTCAATACTATCTTTTTCTTCGAATATGTCATGATCGCCTGTGTGCTCTACTTCGGGGTTCTGTGGGTCCAGACCGGCACGATGACCGTAGGAACGATCGGTATGTTTATCATCCTGATCTGGAAATCCTTTGAACCGGTCTTCAGGGCTTCAGAACAGCTGGCCAATATTCAGAAGGCGGTAGCCGGAGCCAAGCGGATTTTCGCCCTTTTGTCCAACGATGACAGGCTGGACGAAACCGAAAATCCGGTCGAATGGTCGGGTTTGAAGGAATCAATTCGTTTCGAAAACGTCTGGTTTTCATACAAAAATGACGATAACTGGGCTCTGAAAGATGTTTCCTTTGAACTCAAAAAGGGTAAAAGCCTGGCTTTAGCCGGAGTGACCGGAGGAGGAAAGACTACTGTGATCTCGCTTCTTCTGAGGTTCTACGATCCCCAGAAAGGCCGGATAACGGTTGACGGGATTGATATCCGCGACCTGAGGATTGCCGATTTGAGACGGAAATTCGCCCTGGTTCTGCAGGATATCCATCTCTTCCCCTGCGACGTGCGCGAAAATATCGCACTCGAAGCAGAGGAGATCACCGACGAGCGTATCGTCTCCGCCACCCGCGTGGTCGGAGCCGACAGCATAATCAAAAATCTGCCGAACGGCTATAAAACCGAGGTGTCGGAGAAGGGTGCCAATTTCAGCCGGGGCGAAAGACAGCTTCTGTCGTTTGCCCGGGCGCTGGTGACCGATCCGGAGATATTGCTTCTGGATGAAGCCACCAGCTCCGTCGATCCGGAAACCGAGCAGTTGATTCAGCAGTCGCTGAAAACGCTTATGGCTGGACGGACATCGCTTGTGATCGCTCATCGGCTCTCCACGATCCTGGATGTCGACCAGATCCTGGTGATCCGGCGGGGCGAAATCATCGAGCGCGGTACTCATACCGATTTGATCCTGGCGGATGGTTACTACGCCAAGTTGTTCCATCTGCAGTTTAAACATGCTGATAATGGAGTAATTAAAGATGTTGGATAA
- a CDS encoding RsmE family RNA methyltransferase translates to MNLVILTEADLCADNLYRLTDSRAEHIHRILKLKAGDKLSAGLVNGPSATAEIRQVDRTAVELYCDFKNSRPVNLQKPEIDIICALPRPQTLKKVLQTSASMAVRKLYLIRANRVEKSYFDSPLLEKQNYTRFLIEGLSQGGFTRLPEVSIHHRFRPFFEDLLPEIESAQKDNPLCLCPHPEVPKQLCDSLKPLPSRVIASIGPEGGWVPFELELMQTQGFQLIRMGPWILRVENALVAVIAQVFTASGRNM, encoded by the coding sequence ATGAATCTTGTAATTTTGACCGAAGCCGACCTCTGTGCAGACAACCTCTACCGCCTGACAGACAGCCGTGCCGAACATATCCACCGGATATTAAAATTAAAGGCAGGCGATAAACTTTCGGCCGGGCTGGTCAACGGTCCGTCGGCAACCGCAGAAATCAGGCAGGTCGACAGGACCGCAGTTGAACTCTACTGCGATTTTAAAAACAGCCGTCCGGTTAACTTACAAAAACCGGAAATTGATATAATCTGTGCCCTTCCACGTCCCCAGACACTAAAGAAAGTGCTTCAGACCTCAGCCTCTATGGCGGTCAGAAAGCTCTACTTAATTCGGGCCAACCGGGTCGAAAAAAGCTATTTCGATTCACCCTTATTGGAAAAACAGAACTATACGCGCTTTTTGATCGAGGGACTCAGCCAGGGGGGCTTCACCCGTCTGCCGGAAGTGTCGATTCATCACCGCTTCCGCCCCTTTTTTGAGGATTTACTGCCGGAAATCGAAAGCGCTCAAAAGGATAACCCCCTTTGCCTGTGCCCTCACCCGGAAGTTCCGAAACAATTGTGTGATTCTCTCAAGCCGTTGCCCTCGAGGGTGATAGCATCAATCGGTCCGGAAGGGGGCTGGGTGCCGTTTGAACTGGAGCTGATGCAAACGCAGGGATTTCAGCTTATCCGTATGGGTCCCTGGATCTTACGGGTGGAGAATGCCCTCGTGGCCGTGATTGCGCAGGTCTTTACGGCTTCAGGTCGGAATATGTAA
- a CDS encoding methyltransferase domain-containing protein, translating to MSDTFLVNSESVPLDDEFREECIVNIKAVTSTNRRAWNKVTPISRQLLSKNLRASFRQPNYSVLDNLATAKLRKIGLSGKYVAQLCCNIGQETISLVNLGADKAVGFDISDEAIKTAIDLNRVAGQDCHFVRSDVYDISAEYNGSFDLVYVSAGTLAWLPDLDRFFNVASRLLKNNGVLMVYEVHPVLYMFAAEEEESYDPNQPQKLSYSYFEDDAFVDDSGKIVVGDEEFESSLNYSYTQKLSNILNSTISNCFVITEFSEYPHDISGTYKFLEGEQKLPMSFLLNARKMN from the coding sequence ATGTCCGATACTTTTCTTGTAAACTCCGAATCCGTGCCTCTGGATGACGAGTTTCGGGAGGAATGCATCGTGAATATAAAAGCTGTTACCAGCACAAATCGGAGGGCCTGGAACAAAGTGACTCCGATTTCGAGACAACTTCTGAGCAAAAATCTGCGCGCCAGTTTCAGGCAACCAAATTATTCTGTACTCGATAATCTGGCCACAGCAAAACTGCGCAAGATAGGATTGAGCGGAAAGTATGTGGCCCAGCTCTGTTGCAATATCGGGCAGGAGACGATTTCGCTGGTCAACCTCGGCGCTGATAAAGCGGTTGGGTTCGACATCTCCGACGAAGCCATCAAAACCGCGATCGACTTGAACCGTGTCGCCGGCCAGGACTGTCATTTCGTGCGCTCCGATGTCTACGATATATCCGCGGAATACAACGGCAGTTTCGACCTTGTCTATGTATCCGCAGGCACGCTGGCATGGCTTCCTGACCTGGACCGGTTTTTCAATGTCGCCTCGCGTTTGCTGAAAAACAACGGTGTCCTGATGGTTTATGAAGTCCATCCGGTGCTGTATATGTTTGCGGCCGAGGAGGAGGAGAGCTACGATCCGAATCAACCTCAGAAGCTAAGTTATTCTTACTTCGAGGACGATGCCTTCGTCGATGACAGCGGGAAAATCGTTGTCGGAGATGAAGAATTTGAAAGTAGCCTGAACTACTCTTATACCCAAAAATTATCAAATATACTTAACAGTACAATCAGTAATTGTTTTGTGATCACCGAGTTTTCAGAATACCCCCACGATATCTCCGGAACTTACAAATTCCTCGAAGGCGAACAGAAACTCCCGATGAGTTTCCTTCTGAACGCCCGCAAGATGAACTGA